From the Macrobrachium nipponense isolate FS-2020 chromosome 9, ASM1510439v2, whole genome shotgun sequence genome, the window gtagcatacatctcaggaatttgcagcCAGGTTAACATTCTGATGGGTGAATCTTGCGACAGACCTTAAGAGTCTTGATTGCTTTGTAGTGGGTCACAGTGAACCCCGAAAAGTCGATATATTAAGGGACTGATTTATATTTCTTGTCTCGATATTCAGAGGAATGTTTGTTAAGATTAGTTGCATTGTCTCATTCCACCTGTTGACAAAACTGGTATTATCAAACCATTCATGCGACTGACGATTGTACACAGCTTTGTTTGGGTTGTGGAGGGTTTATTTTGAGACATGGCCTTTCATTCATTTCCTCCATGTGAATGTCAATCCTTAAGCCTTGATTACTTAGTGGGTATGTGTCTAAAGTTTCGTTACGTTATAGTTTTCCTTTTGTCGGATTTTTTTCCACTGACTGAAATATGAAGTAGAGGGAAtgggccaaaagtacgccctgcTCCTAAAGGATGCAGTAGGGGCACTTCCAACCTCCATCTGAAGAAGAGGTCAATCTTATCTTTGCGTCAGAATCTCAAGGATGTCTTCAGGATCTTTTTTAGTGGCAGTTATGGCCCTTTCACGTATATTAGATCCTCTAGACAACGAGGCTACGAATCACCCTTAATGGTTGTTTACTTATTTCCTCTGATTTCGATGAAATGTTAACCACTGTTTACGCTGCTAATCATATCGAGCTTATCGTAACTGCATTTATTCATTATGGAAATAATTCAtcgttttttatacaaaatattttctttttccttttttccttttaaaaatttgcgTATGCTCTAAATGcccattccttttgttttttcttattgttcTCTTAGTCACTGTAACAGTCTCAGCTCTAAAAGCATAATTTCGCATTCAATCATGGCAGGTAGTTTCTGGTGACGGCTTTTTCTCCAATTGTTTTCCTGTTGTGTGCCACTTGGTGCGAAGCTCTTCATATTTTCACGATTGCAGTCTCTCGAACAGGGTATTCCTGATCCGATCCGTCATTTCATATGATTATGTGCAAATGGATAAGGAAACTAGAGAAGCAAAGTTGGActagtttacagaaaactaatatattTATGTTACAGAACAGAAAAGCAGTAGACAATAGTATGACAAACATTTACACCATTTACAATAAGGCACTGTTAAGGGaattcgtatatattatatatatacacacatatatattttcatttgatactaattgaaatatatgtgcgtgtgtatttacttatatactatatatatacacacttttaaagtaacaagaaaataatataagattttaaCGAAAAAGAAGTTAATGACGTAAGTTATGTATACCGGCTGCATTGGTCCTCGAGGAGATTCTCTTGATCAATCAATGTCCGACCAATGAGCTTGTTGTCAACATGAGGATGCTTATTATCAACACTGattagtaatatatatgcatatgtatatatacatgtatatattcgtCTATTTGGCTCCGGACATACACTTTATCACACCTTTATCTTTCGATGAAATAGACAAGAGCCAAACCATTATAATATTtacttttgaataaatattaataagggGAGTACCTAAAACGTTGACTGATTCTTACATACTAATAATACTTCGAACAGAAAAAGTTGAAGTTTTCAACCTTGAACTTTTCCAGAAGTCCTGATGGCACTTTCGTTTCTGAGAACAAGAATACTGAAACATCATCACATATTCTCTTTCCACCACTTCCCTCGTTCACCCTCACGCGGTGACCGGCGCTTGATAAATAATAAGTTAAGACTCTTTGTTCGCACGGGTGCATCTGAATgcctcatttttatttcttgtagtcagaaataatttgttttgataaGTTTCTTCTCGATATAATTCACTAGGATATTCACAGTAAATTTGCGTTTGattgtttatataatttccagcTGTTCAAGTGCATTAATTGAAATTTTAGACATAGAGCTTTTTCCATTAGAACTAGAACTTACTTCGTCTGTAAGGTTAACTTTAACTAACGCTATTTCATCTTGATATTAAACTGATGTAAATCATTAGCACACATGGACATCTGAGAACACATCACGGGGTGACATTATTTGTAATTGACTGAATTTAATTCACACTAGATTCTGAAATTTCAGCTCCCTGAAGAACCAGAGTTGCCACAGCTTTCTGGGGGACGACAGTTGGTGAAAGCAAAGGAACCATCCTGTCTTACAAGACCTCTCGATAGTGTCCCGTCGTGGTCCGTGTGCTCCCACCTTCGTAACACTGGGGATGCAGCACTACCTCTACGAGGCGTTGTGGTGTTTGTTGGCCCCACAACACCCATCACATTGGGATCTTGGTTTGGGTGTCTTATAAGTGATACCCCAGCATCTGGGGCGTTGGGAGTGATATGGAAGATAACATCATGGTCTGGTTGTAGTATTGATATATCCTTGTCGGAAGATTTTATAGTGCTGATGGCTACAACTTCTCCACGTTGTACAGTGAAACCTTTCATGACTTTCAGAGGTGTTGGGGTACCACTGGATGGTGGGATGGTGATAATTCCTTGGTGTGGTGTTACTGGTATCTCAGGTGTAGGTTGACCACTGAACTGATTGCCATTAACACCCAAAGCCATACCACTTCCAactccagttgcaaatgtatttgTAGGCTGTTGAGATCCTGATGAAGTGGGACCACTTGAAGGAAGGCTCACTCCATCAGTGACAGGTGATCCAGAATTTCCATTTGCACTCTGACTTCCTTTAGCTTTCTGCCCCTCCCAGTTGTGACCTGTAGAACCTTCTGTAATTTTCTGATGATCGCTAGTTCCCGTGTTTAATGGCGTTGAAGACTTTGTATGCATTCCACTGCTCATGCTACTGTGCCCTCCATGATCCACTGATGGTATACCTGGACTACTGTTTGCTCCTCCACTTTGTTTATTAAGCATACTATCAGACTGATCACCGGTAGGAAGATTTTGCAGATTTAAATTGCGTCCACTTGGCATCCTCCTTCTGTCTCCATTACCTAGATCTCTCATTTCTTGAGGGAACATACCAGGAATTGGTGTGGGTAGTCTACTGTCACCAAGTATAGCAGAGGGTATGTCAAAATTATTATTGGATCCTCCAGAAAACTGGTTAATCCCCATGTTCCCTGTGCCAGTATTTAAATGGCCATTGTTACTTGAACCCATTCCAAAGTCCATATGGGTATTTCCAGCTGTCCCTAACCTAGAGCCTCCATTGCTGTTTATCTGACTTCCAAGAGTTCCAGCTGAGCCACTGCTAAAATTATCGACACTAATTCCAGCTCTAAATTGTTCCTGGTTCATTCTGTCCCCATTGTTCATACTTGAACTACCTTGGTTTGTGTTGGGAAAGTTATTTCTTCCACCTGAAGCAGAACCACTCCCAAAACTGGTACCCAAATTATCATTAAAAGTGCTATGATCTGAACTTCCTAAACCTGAGTTGAAGTTGTCAGTAGCTCCAGAGTTTCCACTAGCTGATCCTCCCATTCCTGAGTTAGTGTTAAAATTGTCACTACCAGTGGATGGTCTATTGACACCAAAGTTATTTGATGATCCTCTTCCACCAGGTCCGTCTCCATTAGTAAAATCTGACATTCCTCTTGTACCTGATGCGTCGTTCAGTTTTGGTACACCCACCATATCATTCCCAGAATTAAAATTCCCAAAACCATTAGATCCACCTCCATGATTAAAATTATCTCCTTGTGAAGTAGAACCAGAATTTATATTTCCCATTGCTCCTGAACTGCCTGCATTGTTGAAAGCATTTGAGCCTCTGTTGTTTAAACCAGAGTTTGTATCTCCCATAACGTCAGTTTGAAAATTGTCAAATGTTCTCACTGGGCCCATTCCAGATGGCTCAAATTTTCCAGATCCTGGAGGATCACCAGAATTATCAAAATGATCTCCTCTCATTCCAGAGCCACTATTGAAATTTCCCATACTACTGGAGCTGCCACCATTAGCATTTGTTGTTCCTCGCATACCAGAACTGCTGTGAAAATCATTGGTTCCACTTGAGTTAATGCCATCAAAATTTTCAGATACACCAGCGCTAGAACCAGTAGCAGAGTTTCCAAACCCTACGGAGCCTCCATTGCTACCAAAATTGCTTGTTCCCCCAGAACTCATATCAGAATTTCCTGCCACCACACCAGAACTAGCACCATTGTCAAAATTTCCAGTTCCTCTTTGACCTGTGTTGAAATTACTTCCGTCAATCCCTACAGTTGCATCAAAATTTCCTCTTCCATTTGAATTAGATGCACCATTGAAATTTCTTCTTCCATCAGATGGGCCATTGAAATTACCACCTCCATTAGAGCCTGTACCATCATTGAAATTTCCTCTTCCATTAGATCCTATGCCGTCATTGAAATTTCCTCTTCCATTAGATAGTGTGCCATCATTGGCATTTCCCCTTCCACTGGAACTAAAGGCATTATTGAAGTTTCTTCCTCCATTGGTATTTGAATTTCCATTAAGATTGTCTCTATGTAAATTTGAGCCTTCATTTAAATTTCTCACTGCAGAACCTTGTCCATTGGGGGGGAAACTTCCACTCGGATTGGTTTCTTCAAATCCTGTTCCTGTGTTGAAGTTGCTATTGTGACTGTTTCTTGTATTGTCTGCAGCATTGTCAAAATTCCTATTTGGTTGGTTTCTCTGGTTTCCATTAGATGAAGCAAAATTTCCATTAGGTCTATTTGGGAAGACACCTGTGTTTTCTATGTTACCATTGAAATTCCTGTTATTTACGCCATTAGAATTTGGGTTTGATCCTCTATTTTGATTGATGTTGGAATTGTTAATTCCTGCTGTGTTCTGGTTTGATGACCTTTGAGTATTACCAGGAAAATTTTGTAAGTTTGGCCTTCCTGGTGCATCAGAATCAACAGTTCCTGTTCTCCCGGGATTGGCAAAGTTACTGAAAGGATTGTTATTTGTTGACTGTTGTCTATTGGTATTTTGATTCCTAGTATTTTGTCCATTACCACCAAACCCATTGTCTGGAGATTCATCACGAGAATCTGCGATACTTTTTCCACTTCCTAGTGTACTTCCTCCTCCCACAGGACTAGGTGCTCTTTGGATAGGCCGTCTGGGATTGCCATTGGGCCCATCAAATGGACCTGTAGGTTGAAAATTGACAGTTCTTAAAGGGTCTTCCTTTGAACCAGGTGTATTTTGAAGGTTTGTGCCTCTTCCTTGTCCTCCTGGGAAAATTCCAGCTGAATTGATACGTGGAGGCTGACTG encodes:
- the LOC135218541 gene encoding homeobox protein 2-like, whose protein sequence is MPEGGGSNDCHLCHIHDHAPASTLLRTHPLRASQSRSRNPSKSSITTLNRNLHHHHHHHHDGGHHSRDNGTIRDADAKSMRVASALAKLSERSHSLPGSRASTISRPNVVSVLPNGSPPEHVHRGNDVHSISRSQREYNNVLAALLDTRVGSLPSSHSASHREPDLLNALPRTRNNSRASTLSRGQLHHSNLTLAQDTEQDYYTHINRSRFKDEARKQRFNIQTVMLIGCYTMLFVVAIIVGVVLCQQNGWLGFGHGSSDEVSGNISDSPNSQDAGTSSMRDLGRSTRGRGNRGNWPGPTIDYDYPSDSQPPRINSAGIFPGGQGRGTNLQNTPGSKEDPLRTVNFQPTGPFDGPNGNPRRPIQRAPSPVGGGSTLGSGKSIADSRDESPDNGFGGNGQNTRNQNTNRQQSTNNNPFSNFANPGRTGTVDSDAPGRPNLQNFPGNTQRSSNQNTAGINNSNINQNRGSNPNSNGVNNRNFNGNIENTGVFPNRPNGNFASSNGNQRNQPNRNFDNAADNTRNSHNSNFNTGTGFEETNPSGSFPPNGQGSAVRNLNEGSNLHRDNLNGNSNTNGGRNFNNAFSSSGRGNANDGTLSNGRGNFNDGIGSNGRGNFNDGTGSNGGGNFNGPSDGRRNFNGASNSNGRGNFDATVGIDGSNFNTGQRGTGNFDNGASSGVVAGNSDMSSGGTSNFGSNGGSVGFGNSATGSSAGVSENFDGINSSGTNDFHSSSGMRGTTNANGGSSSSMGNFNSGSGMRGDHFDNSGDPPGSGKFEPSGMGPVRTFDNFQTDVMGDTNSGLNNRGSNAFNNAGSSGAMGNINSGSTSQGDNFNHGGGSNGFGNFNSGNDMVGVPKLNDASGTRGMSDFTNGDGPGGRGSSNNFGVNRPSTGSDNFNTNSGMGGSASGNSGATDNFNSGLGSSDHSTFNDNLGTSFGSGSASGGRNNFPNTNQGSSSMNNGDRMNQEQFRAGISVDNFSSGSAGTLGSQINSNGGSRLGTAGNTHMDFGMGSSNNGHLNTGTGNMGINQFSGGSNNNFDIPSAILGDSRLPTPIPGMFPQEMRDLGNGDRRRMPSGRNLNLQNLPTGDQSDSMLNKQSGGANSSPGIPSVDHGGHSSMSSGMHTKSSTPLNTGTSDHQKITEGSTGHNWEGQKAKGSQSANGNSGSPVTDGVSLPSSGPTSSGSQQPTNTFATGVGSGMALGVNGNQFSGQPTPEIPVTPHQGIITIPPSSGTPTPLKVMKGFTVQRGEVVAISTIKSSDKDISILQPDHDVIFHITPNAPDAGVSLIRHPNQDPNVMGVVGPTNTTTPRRGSAASPVLRRWEHTDHDGTLSRGLVRQDGSFAFTNCRPPESCGNSGSSGS